AGCAAAACTGGAGAATTGTGGTGAAAAGGCAGTACTTTGGACGCGGTGTTTCTCTTCCCACATCAGTTCGGCTGGGTGAAGATGGCGCCGCTGGAGACTGCACTCCTCTGAAAGACTTCACTACTTCTACCGAGATGGTCATTTCTGCTGGATTACAAGACTGTGGAAGTGAATCTCGGGTAAGAAGCCAAATTGGTAGCACTAGCCTAATTAGGAAATTATCCAGCATTATAGGGTTAGACCAGGCAAAGTTTTTCCAGGCATAGCCTGGCCTGATTCAGGCAGCTTGGGATGTGTtgtgggatgcttttctgctcaccatggttgtaaagagtgatgcTGGGGGAGGGGGGGAAACCCTCGTAGAATTTGCAAGGGTTTTAATGGTtgtaatgggaattgtattgtatgccttctattggtggcatgttatgtctggTGGATACCGTTAAGGactggtaatggttttaatggttagctgatggtttgtaatggcatttatagtggaaaccattagaatttctgtgatggtttctattgtttttttcagcagggatgcCTTACCGTAGCCTTCACACCAACTCgaaccagtttggccattctcttatcatttctgcccacagaactcctgctccctggatgttttttgtttgtttgtgtttgtttttgtttttctcatcattctgtgtgaactctgaCTGTTGTGCATgcaaatcccagaagatcagcataGAAAAATTGTTATATAGCAATTTATtcaaaaacctttaaaaaaaagattgacatgAACACAATTGCTTAGTGTCGCTTTAATTTCCAGGTAAGTGGCAACTGGCTCATTTATTCCAATAAGCTGGTATTTTCGCCTGGTACGCCGCTAACCTGGGATGGTGTCCTTGTATTGAAACATCCACCTACAGTCGTTCCTATTGAATGCCGTTATAAAAGGTGGGCTGCATTTCAAAAATAGTGTTCTGGGGTTGTGGCTTGCGGTGTATTCTCCTTCCTTCTTCTTACCAGAAATGTTTCATCTCTTGCTGTGGATCCTACAGAAAGTTTCGAGTGAGTGCAGAACCACTGAGCCCCACCTGGCTGCCCATGACCTCAACCATTGAAGCAGTAGGGTTACTGCACTTCTCTCTCAGTGTAATTAAAGGTGAACTGTACCTTAAGATGTACCTTGATTTTCAATATGGACTGCTCCTTTTCTGccattcatttatcattttgtcaTGCATTAGGTGTAGCTGTCAATAGATTAGTACTTCCCTTTTACTTTGTAATGTGTCAGAAAGTTAATAAGTTCCCCAAAACTCTGTTTGAAGCTTCCTTGATAACTCGATCCTACCTCTTTCAGCCCATGAACCAGAAATCAAAGAAAGTCCACCATCTTTAAGAATATACCAGTTCTTAAATGTAGCTGGAGAAATTGAAGATAATCTCCTGAGACAAATACTCCAGTAATCTTACATATGTCTCCAAATTCAAATATTCCATCAGGTTTACTAAAAGCATACTACTGTATGTTTGGAGAGATGTACAGTTTACTTTTGATATACTATCATGTCTTTTTCAGTGGATAAGGAAATGAGGAGGTGCAGTTTGAGAAATGAGAAGCACCCCTGTTTGTGTTTCATCTCAGGTGATGTAGGCTCCCTTCGTCCGTCCACAATATTCCAGCAGGGAGAGCCATTGTTCCTGGAAGCAGCAGTGCATGGTCCTATGCACCGTCCACTACGAATCTATGTGGACCACTGTGTGGCTACTGTTGATTCTTACCCATTATCAAGGCCTAGCTATGAGTTCATATCCAACCATGGGTTAGTGGTGCAGTGTGTATCCAAACATTATTGACTAACGTTTCTGACTAACTGTTCTGTTCTGACAAACTGCTATATTTGCTCATGTCGTAGGTGCCTGATAGATAGCATGTGGCCATACTCATCCTCTAAGTTTTACAGCAGGCCAAAGCAGAATATTCTCAGGTTCAGTGTACAGGCACTCTACTTCCCTCAAGATCTGAGAAAACAGGTGACTGTATgtctgttataatgtaagttatGCATCTGTCATTAGGGTGCTCCATAATGGTTTTAACATGATGCCAAAGCCATGTACTAATACCATGTAGGTGCCTCACAGTTCGACCAATGGTTATATGTagctgtttttaatatttaaaatggatgCAGTGCACCTTTATCTATTGAGTATGAGTTTGCAATGCTTAGATTTTCATCAGTTGCCACTTGAGAGCTGCTCCTGATTACACTCTGCCTGACTCCCAAAACAAAGCTTGCTATTTTCATGGACCTTCATTCAGGTCAGTCCATTGATTTATGATCTTATTAAACTATTATATGATAAAGAGTAGTAAGACGTCATGTAATAAAACTTGACCACTGATACCAGCTTGATAGCAAAAAATggcacatttgtttaaaaatttacTGAAGTCATCATCACTCCTGAACATTGTTTGATTTTTGCAGTTGGCATGCAGTAGAGGGGAGCAgcaatgtgtgtctgtgttgtgaaACTGCAGACTGCAAGTCTGGGAAGGTGGACATGTCCGGCACATATctaggtttgtttgtttgagagAGAATAACTGTACATTCACTGGTATCACTGTTATAATGAGCATGATAAGTTTGCATGAGAGAAATTTTATTCCTCAGAATCCTTAACTTGTCTCTTAAAGAGGAGCAGACCAGATTTGTTGGCCCACTTCACATTCTGCCCTCAAACGTACACTGGACTGGAAAACTTACCATAGGGACATGAGTCTCACCTGAGCCCTTCATCTAAGGTATGAAACTTTACACTTCACTTATTTGTGGacagaaatgtacagaatgATCAAGTTCATCCAAAGAGTTGGCATCTACAATTATCTTCCTAATAAACCCCTGATTTAGTTTCAAAAATCTTTCACAAAGATTCCATTTCTATTATagatatttcacattttgatATTCCTGCTTGTAAAACAACAGTCCTTTACTGCCAAAAGGTTATACTGATAAGTGTAATGGTAGCTTACCAAaagttgagagttcaaatctcaggacTGCCAGAAAGCCACTATGCAATGATTGTACTCTATTTCGTTTGTGCATTTCTTTAGATAAACACATCTGCCAAAAGAAATGAAGGTAAATATTTGGAGACCAAAACCAAAATACTGAATTATGCTTACAGtcggttttatttttaaatgtaaattattacaGAATTTCCTTtcttattaatgcatttatcatAATCATAATGTATCTTTTATTTGTCATTAAAGTCTATACTTCTTGTTAAGTGAtgctcattttttattaatgttgtgtAGTGATGAAATGCAGTTTCATGAGGTGTCTTCAATCTTTtgaattctgatttttttccttctcagtGTTTTGAAGAATCTGTATCTCTTCCCAGTGCAGTGTCATAATTCAAAATATCCCCATATGGCTGCTATCAGcagagaaatgaagaaaaaataccTTGTTGTGTGTCACGTATGCAAGTCATGTTTACACAGTGTTCGTCATAtgcactggagctgtgaagaaaaTTTGCTCTTTCTGTATGCTCAAACAGTTTGGATTAAAGAGATTTGACAAATGTGAGATAAATGTATAGACTGTCTTCTTGcttatgtgtgttttcatggTACTGAGGAATGTTTTTCTGTGCCTTATTTTTTCCTAAAG
This genomic interval from Pangasianodon hypophthalmus isolate fPanHyp1 chromosome 4, fPanHyp1.pri, whole genome shotgun sequence contains the following:
- the LOC113540507 gene encoding zona pellucida sperm-binding protein 3 isoform X2, producing the protein MLQSVLFISLGLLAASVPRASYESFSDFTTQKTPEILFSNQDSPKIFSGRSFSKAENVPEPNNGGLVVKCEEQNWRIVVKRQYFGRGVSLPTSVRLGEDGAAGDCTPLKDFTTSTEMVISAGLQDCGSESRVSGNWLIYSNKLVFSPGTPLTWDGVLVLKHPPTVVPIECRYKRKFRVSAEPLSPTWLPMTSTIEAVGLLHFSLSVIKGDVGSLRPSTIFQQGEPLFLEAAVHGPMHRPLRIYVDHCVATVDSYPLSRPSYEFISNHGCLIDSMWPYSSSKFYSRPKQNILRFSVQALYFPQDLRKQIFISCHLRAAPDYTLPDSQNKACYFHGPSFSWHAVEGSSNVCLCCETADCKSGKVDMSGTYLEEQTRFVGPLHILPSNVHWTGKLTIGT
- the LOC113540507 gene encoding zona pellucida sperm-binding protein 3 isoform X1 — protein: MLQSVLFISLGLLAASVPRASYESFSDFTTQKTPEILFSNQDSPKIFSGRSFSKAENVPEPNNGGLVVKCEEQNWRIVVKRQYFGRGVSLPTSVRLGEDGAAGDCTPLKDFTTSTEMVISAGLQDCGSESRVSGNWLIYSNKLVFSPGTPLTWDGVLVLKHPPTVVPIECRYKRKFRVSAEPLSPTWLPMTSTIEAVGLLHFSLSVIKGDVGSLRPSTIFQQGEPLFLEAAVHGPMHRPLRIYVDHCVATVDSYPLSRPSYEFISNHGCLIDSMWPYSSSKFYSRPKQNILRFSVQALYFPQDLRKQIFISCHLRAAPDYTLPDSQNKACYFHGPSFSWHAVEGSSNVCLCCETADCKSGKVDMSGTYLESLTCLLKRSRPDLLAHFTFCPQTYTGLENLP